The sequence below is a genomic window from Manis pentadactyla isolate mManPen7 chromosome 17, mManPen7.hap1, whole genome shotgun sequence.
TGAAAAGCAGTCGGAGGAAACTTTTATGGGTAAAGGATACATTTATTTCAATTGTAATGGTCTCATGTACATAAAAGTCAAAACTCATTAAATTATAAAGTTTAAATGTGTACTGTTTATatcaattttacctcaataaatctataaacaaaagagagagaagaagagggacaggagaaagaggagaaggaagaggagaagagCAACAAGATACACAATTTTAGTGAAAGGGTAGAAATGCATTGAAGGAGGAATTGActaaagacacagagaaaagttAAAAGTCTATTTTATTAGTCCAAGAAAGAAGAGATGATGATCAAACCAGTGGGAATGTCATTTATGCCCATATTGATTGATAGGGTCAATAGCTTGATCTGGCTGGCAGGGCATGTGTCCTTGTGCACCACTCacacatttaataaatacttattgagtacctactttgTACCAGGCATTATTTTAAGCACTGGGAAGATAGTTGTAAAGAAGATAGACAAGGTTACTGCACCCATGGGGCTTGCTTACTAGTCAGAGAAGGCAGgcaataaagaaacagaaagaaggtaATTCCGTCGGTTAGTGAGTTGCAAGGGAAATACAATAAGGTAATGTGTGGAGAGtaactggaggaggaggaggatgggtggttaatttatattttaattcaggGAAGACTATTCAAAGGAGTAATAAAGCTGAACTGTAAAAGACAAAGACCTTGACAGGTTATCGCTAGGGATAGAGAATTCTAAGATTGAGAGAACTATTACAAATGCCCTCAGGTAGGAAGGAACTAGGCATATTTAATAAATAGGAGGCTGGAAGAGGGGAGAGTAACACATAAGAAGGATGGCACAATAGATAGGGACTAGAGCATTTATGGCCTTGTAAACCACATTAAgggattttgaatttttttattactgtgatGGAAACCATTGGAGGATCTTGAGCAGGGAAGTAACATAATATGATTTGTTTGTAAAAGATTCTTCTGTCCAATATATGGAGCCTAATTGAGGGCTAAGGGGAAGAATGGAAACAGAGAGACCAGGTAGAAGCTAGACCATGCTACAAAAATTGATTAGAAGTGaatttgtggttttgttttggaaGGCCAGCTATCAAAATATGCTGGTTAAGTACATTGAGAAGGATGAGgtaaagggaaaaaacaaaattcatttacAGTGTTTTGTAGTATCCAGgtgaaaagatgtgtgttttactgAAATCAGGAAGACTGGGAGAGGAAAAATTTGGGTGGGtgtgtaaaataaatattcttctcTGAACATGTATAGTTGAAATGTCTATTAGGTATCCAAATAGAAATGTCAAGTGGATATTTGAAATATCAGAGCTGGAAATAAAGATTGAGGTTCATCAGCATATTGTGTTTTTcagtatactttcctctcttGTCTCTCCAGGAGACTGAGTTTGCCTTTTTAGTGCATTGCCTCCCTCCCacaattataaatttatttaaagaagatGACTATActagatagaaagaaaaaaagatggagaaTGGCCTGCAAAGTTGTTTTGGTGGGAGGATCTATAGAATTGGACAAACATATATGGATAATAAAGAGCTATAGATAATATAGATAAGAGAGAATAAAGATACAGATAATAAAGAATGGCTCCCtttagtcagtgattctgtaacatctttctgtgttgacaaatactaactgcactagttggggtgaggatttaatgtgtgtaactgctgaatcagtgtgttatatacttgatcaatataatattgcatatcaactacaataagaaaatacacttaaaaataaagccCCCAAAATAAAGGAAGGATCCCTAAGTATTACCATTAGTTAATTAGTTTGGGAAAATAGAGGTATAATAATTTGCATTTTTGGTCCCAAGTCTTCATCCTTGTGTATATCCACACCTTTTGACATGTATCATTACAATGCCCTTCCTTAGTGGGTGTGCATACTTCTCCCCCTTGTCTGAGCCTCATCATGTGACCAACTGGGATGTCAACAGATGTTATTCAGGCAGAAACTTGAAAAAGCTCCTCCATAATTGAGCTGCTGTTCTTTTGCATTTGCTATCATCATGAGAAGGACATGCCTTGACTGACCCACTGGAGAAAAAGATACATATGAAGCAAAGCCAGGACATCGCAGGCAGTCCAGTCAGTCAAACTAAAACATCTTACAGCCAGCCAACTCCCAGACATTTGGGCAAATCTAACCAAGGTCAACATCTAACTAACCCTAGCTGCTCTGTCCTGTgagcaataaacatttattgttgtATGTCACTAAGATTTTTTAGTTCTGgcaatagataactgatacaGGAAGAATATGATGGGATGGGGTGTAAGGCTAGTCTGATTTCTGGACATGATAAATTTGAGATGGCCAGTGGTTGCTGGGTATAGGACTCAATAGCCACTTATGTTCCATGAATTAGCATATATGTAGCTCAAGATGTGAGTATTGATAAGCTACCCAAGGAGTATGTATAGAATGAAAGGAGGAACTTACAACTGCACCCTGAGAAAGATCTATATTTGAAGAAACTATTGAGATTGGGAAGGAATGTCCAGATACATCTAAGAAGAACCAAAGAAGAGTGATAGTGTGAAAACTAGGTTTTAAAAAGGAGGTGCTGGTTAGAAACACCTAATGCCACAGAGAGACAATGTAGACATCTTTatactcattttacaaataaagaaaggtTTGGATAGGGTAATTAAGTTTGCTATGTATGATCATACCAACTAGTAAATAGCACTAGAACCTAGATCTTTTGATTTTTAACCTAGGgctttataatttttatcataTTGTCTTTCTTCAGTGTGTACTTTTGATGTCCATAAATATTAAAGTATcttttacatataaaatgttaagacaaatgataaaattttaatatctgGAATTAGATGAACATTAAAAAGTAAGAAACCTTTGACTCTGGGCTCCCTCTGAGCTTATAATTTTGTTGCTTTATTGCATGTTTCCTTCTATTATACATCaatttttctgtatctgttaagtatgtattttttatgttgtGATTTTCCTACATGTACCATGGATCAAAACAATGACGTTGCTCTCATGTTGAATATCATGAATTAATAATAATCTTGAAATATTTTACAGAATGAACTTCATGAGCTTGAAAAACAAATAGCATCTGTTTCTGCAGAaactaaagaaagagaaaggcaaaTCTATCAACAAGATGCTGCTATAGAAAATACCAAACTTCAGTGTGAAAACCTGGAAACTCAAGTCAAATCTTTACATACAGAAAATGTAAAGCTTAAATTTGACATAGAAGCAGCCCAAGAAGACTTTGAGGAACACATGCTAAGATATAATGAATATTATGCAAAAATGAAAGTACATAAAGATAGTTTGGCAGAGATAGAAAGCAAATGGTCATTCATGACTGAACTCCATGAAAAACGAGATCTTGTTAAAAAACTAATGACAATGAAAGAGGAACTTACACAAGATTCCCAAAATCCAGAAGGAAACCAGATGAAACAAGTACAGGTTTGAAATATCACTTACCAAACTTTTTCTATTACTCCTTTTTCTACAAGTATACTTACTGATACATTTATCATTAACTTAATAAAATACCCATAGCTGCTCTAACTAGATTCAGAAACATTTTCATGACTCTTAAAAACTTGGTTAAGTACATGAGTTATGTAACAACTATGCCAAAAGTGCAAATGCATAAGGGGAATGTCCCTAAATCCCCTGTAGATTAATTAAAATATACAGTCAAACAAAATCAAAGTGAACAATTAACCCATTTGTTGCAGAAAGTGTGACTCACAAAAATATTGAAGCCCTAGTTTCTAATGGATCCAGACCAATTCAAATCAATAGTATGCATGATTATGTTATACAaacaatataaattaataattgcACCTTAGgcatctttctatttcttttactatTCTTTGAAGGTAGTGGGAGATACAAACTTAAAATATGATTCCTTgttcaaaaatttaaaagtatCCTTTGCACTGTTGCTAGGTAATTGTCACTATTTACTGCCGCtttcctttatgttttattttttcatttggtcTTTAGTTCTAAGTTTTTAAATCAAAGGCTGATTGTTTGTATAAACGTTCTTTATTCTTCATACTTTGTACTATAGAAGTAATATTCTAATACTATGTACCAAAATTAAATGTGATGGTTAGTTAAATTATAGAATCACTGAAAATCTTAGATTTATTTGACCATTCATTGTTTGActtgtgtattttaaatttcataaacATACAGGAAGACATTACAAAGCTAAAGGCTCAAATTATAACTGTAAAAGAATCTATCATTGAAAAAACTTGTTttcttgaggaagaaaaaaatacccatgaaaaattaagaaaagaaatcgAGGTAAGTCAGTTATCTGAATTTCACTGTTTGATGGGATCATTTCTTAAGCTTACACTATCTTCATAATTTCCATAGTTTATTATCAATTCCTAAAATAGCTAGAGAACAAAAAGGAGCTATAAAAAATAGTGAAGTCCAAATCTTTGATAGTGATAACGTCCTTCAGGTATATTtaaatatgtgaatatatttaaacaACTGAGCATTCATTCCTGTTATAATGTGGCCCAGAATTCATACAAGTCTAATTCCACCAAGAATTTGGTACCCAATTAATGGCTAGAAAGTGGAGTCTATCAAAGTCAAAAAGGTTGGTCATTCCTAGAAAGACATCAGAAACTCCTCAAAATAGAGTAAAAGATAATGGAAGGCATTATCTTCCTAATGCCTATCTAAACCTTTCTaacttcatttttgctgttatcaATAGTCAAACAAGCTGATATGCAAAATTGAATGTGAGACTAAATTTGGGGTACTGCTGGTAGACTTCTATACTCATTGTTTAGATGGGTAGAGAACAAAAGTAGCAAAAAATGTTGAGgtcaaataaataattttcactCTTAGGACGTTAATTTGAGTGGCAAAAAGACGCATGTTTTCAACTTGCTTGTGACTAATTTGACACAATAAAAAAGCATCTAAggaatttaaagataaaaatgctTACCTTCACAAAACATTCACTTTAAGAAACAccattttctcttatattttacTAGTAATCTAAATGACATTTTTTGCCCTTCTAGATCAAGAtttattataaaactaaaaatagtaagacaaaacataagtaacatcaaaatattcataaaatgattaatgaaacagaaaaaaggaatccAGAAATAATCCATCATAAATGGTACCAAAAAATTAGGTTAgccatatggaaaaataaaacaaatttggaAATAGCATTGGCTTCCTACCTCataacccacacatacacacacttccaGGAGGACTGAAAATATAGATGAACTTAGCTATTTGTGTCAGAgaagtatttcttttaaaagacacacacatatagatatacacacacaaactgcATGATTAAATATTACTTTTGACAATATCATATAATCTAGATTATCAAAATGCACCATACCAATAGAGAAGATGACTCATTTTGAGAGAAGATGTTTCTAACTTACATAAATGACTAGGAGATAAGAAAATGTCAAACAAACCAGTAAAACATTGGATAATGGCATGAAAAGACTAATTTTTTGAAAGATGGATATccaaaaaaatgtagaaaagatgACTAACCTAATTAACAATAACAGATTtatatttaaaaccacaatgaggtccAATATTTAGCCCATCAAATTACCAGGTCGGTAAGATGTGAAAATACTTGAATTCTAATATAGTATTGGTATGAGTGTAAATTgataaaaaaacattttggaaAGGCATTTGAGATTATCTAGTAAGTTATAAGAATAAGTACACAAATTATAAAGGGTTAGCTTGATTTATGATTAATGCATAAAAACAATTCATCAATTTATTAATTGATCTAGGACCATCACCTAGATCAAGATATGAAACTTTCCCATAATGACCAGGAAGTTCTCTTGTGCTCTTTTCCTTAGGCAgccatttttctgatttttaaaacaactaaTTGAGACAgaattcatataccatacaattcactcaCCGAAAGTGCATAATTCAATGgtattagtatattcacagataatTTGTAACCATTGCTATAGTTAATTCTAGAAATGTTCATCACctaaaaaagaaatcccataaCTTTTAGCTTTAACCTTTCCATTTGTCTGTTTGCCTATATTTTTGCTCTACTATATGCTTTCTCCCTTTTTGATTCTCTAAGAttccttcttttatcatttcctttttctttagaaaacttATAAATTTATTCTTTTAGGATAGGTCTATTGGTGACAAAggtctattgtttttttttatagtttgtttttcatctGAGGATGTCCTGATTTTTCTTCATTCCTGAAGAttatttttgctggatatagaatttgaGTCAACAGTTCTTTCTATATTTGAAAAATGCTGTGCCACTTCTTTGTGGCTTCCATGATTTCTGATAAGAAATCCTCTGTCATTcaaattgtttttctctctgtagaTAAGTTGTTTGTTTCTTGCTGCTTTCAACATTTCTGTCCACTTTTCAGGTTTACTGTGATGTGTTAT
It includes:
- the CCDC122 gene encoding coiled-coil domain-containing protein 122 isoform X1 is translated as MSVNKEKKNHRVPGEALAKEDTSSLTDAVEQVAQQQQSQTSELEKNKKVMFHLQNELHELEKQIASVSAETKERERQIYQQDAAIENTKLQCENLETQVKSLHTENVKLKFDIEAAQEDFEEHMLRYNEYYAKMKVHKDSLAEIESKWSFMTELHEKRDLVKKLMTMKEELTQDSQNPEGNQMKQVQEDITKLKAQIITVKESIIEKTCFLEEEKNTHEKLRKEIEVQHKRYGAILKRLHCQVNKLQSNRRQWQWNIEQLEKTAAELRKRIGMKD
- the CCDC122 gene encoding coiled-coil domain-containing protein 122 isoform X2, translating into MLRYNEYYAKMKVHKDSLAEIESKWSFMTELHEKRDLVKKLMTMKEELTQDSQNPEGNQMKQVQEDITKLKAQIITVKESIIEKTCFLEEEKNTHEKLRKEIEVQHKRYGAILKRLHCQVNKLQSNRRQWQWNIEQLEKTAAELRKRIGMKD